From the genome of Xiphophorus couchianus chromosome 6, X_couchianus-1.0, whole genome shotgun sequence, one region includes:
- the LOC114146094 gene encoding uncharacterized protein LOC114146094: MKCAFKVHMPQQQSDDSESEEDNLDDEHLWEDINSEEDIDLPWSSGERLSCFAHSLQLVVHDGMKEVKTISRTIAKTSKFATLLHSSSQFKDKFEAAFGTNKSVPAANTTRWNSTFKQVQALTTLEHKSLSEMCNKDYEDVVFSAREWNQLKELCIVLSPFAEATELTQGERSVTISMVVPTVLDLNTHLLKMEETRMQCRPLVRALQQSLVKRFSGIFTKTNMAKDSGREEPFNHDVYFFAAMLDPQFGLSWVDLDVTNGGNAASVKKFRDELKKTLTDTLIFGVENMESTDDKCSEAMNVDPTSHSPPAKCPRLLSRYKAHKKHSSSVQNSSIATQLNRYFNDIRDCDSDNALAFWGENQSKYPQLHNLALKVLSVPASSAPVERVFSRGGIVMRPHRARLGAKMLQSLIFLKCNETLL, translated from the exons ATGAAATGTGCTTTCAAAGTACACATGCCCCAGCAGCAATCTGATGACAGTGAGAGTGAAGAGGATAATTTAGATGACGAGCACTTGTGGGAGGACATTAATTCAGAGGAAGACATTGACTTACCATGGTCATCTGGTGAACGTCTTTCCTGCTTTGCACACTCTCTCCAGTTAGTTGTGCATGATGGTATGAAGGAGGTCAAGACCATTTCTCGCACCATAGCAAAAACGTCAAAGTTCGCAACCCTTTTACATAGCAGCTCACAATTTAAAGATAAGTTTGAGGCTGCATTTGGCACCAATAAAAGTGTTCCAGCTGCAAATACAACTCGTTGGAACAGTACATTTAAACAAGTACAGGCCCTTACAACTCTAGAACACAAATCACTCAGTGAAATGTGCAACAAAGACTATGAGGATGTCGTGTTCAGTGCGCGGGAGTGGAACCAGCTAAAGGAGCTATGTATAGTTCTTTCTCCATTTGCTGAAGCAACAGAGCTGACCCAAGGGGAAAGATCAGTGACTATTAGTATGGTGGTTCCAACTGTACTGGACTTGAACACACACCTCCTCAAGATGGAGGAGACCCGAATGCAGTGCCGGCCGTTGGTCAGAGCCCTCCAGCAGTCTCTGGTGAAAAGATTTTCTGgaatctttacaaaaacaaacatggccaaAGACAGTGGAAGAGAGGAACCTTTTAACCATGATGTGTACTTCTTTGCTGCCATGCTGGATCCACAGTTTGGCTTAAGCTGGGTGGATTTAGATGTTACCAACGGAGGTAATGCAGCATCGGTGAAGAAGTTCAGAGATGAACTTAAGAAGACACTGACAG acacaTTGATCTTTGGGGTGGAGAACATGGAGAGTACAGATGACAAGTGCTCAGAAGCCATGAATGTGGATCCAACCAGTCATTCGCCACCAGCCAAATGCCCTCGACTTCTGTCACGCTACAAGGCACATAAGAAGCACAGCTCCTCTGTCCAGAATTCAAGTATTGCAACACAATTAAACAGATACTTTAATGATATAAGAGACTGTGACAGTGACAATGCTCTTGCCTTCTGGGGAGAAAACCAGTCCAAATATCCTCAACTGCACAATTTGGCTTTGAAAGTGCTATCCGTCCCTGCCTCCTCTGCACCAGTGGAAAGGGTTTTTAGTCGAGGAGGCATTGTAATGAGACCCCATCGTGCACGTTTAGGTGCAAAAATGCTGCAGTCTCTAATCTTTCTGAAGTGCAATGAAACCTtactttaa